The Streptomyces pratensis genomic interval CGGCGCCGCCCGGGCCCCCGGTCCTGATGCTGCTCGTGCCCCCGGCCCGGACGCGGCTCGGGCCCGGGCCCGAGCGCTGCCCGTGCCATCCGGCCCGGATGCCGCCCGTGCCCCCGGCCCGGGCGCTGCCCGTGCCCCCGGCCCGGCGCCGCCCGGGCCCCCGGTCCTGATGCTGCTCCTGCCCCCGGCCCGGACGCGGCTCGGGCCCGGGCCCGGACGCTGCCCGTGCCATCCGGCCCGGATGCCGCCCGGGCCACCGGTCCGGGACCGGCGCGGTTCGTCAGTCCTCCGGGTAGTGGCGCGGCGTCCAGACGATCTGCTCTCCGTCGCCCCGGCGTACCCACCGGGTCTGTGAGGACCCGACGATGAGGATCGTCCGCATGTCCACCTCGGCAGGGTCCAGATCGGCCAGCCGCACCGTCCGTACGCTCTCCGCCGGCCCGCCGACGTCGCGGCCGAGCACCACGGGTGTGTCCGGGGAGCGGTGCTCCAGCAGCAGGTCGCGGGCCTTGCCGACCTGCCAGGTCCGGCTGCGGGAGCCGGGGTTGTAGAGCGCCATCACCAGGTCGGCCGTGGCCGCGGCGCGCAGCCGCTCGGCGATGACCTCCCACGGCTTGAGCCGGTCGGAGAGCGAGATGGTGGCGTAGTCGTGGCCCAGCGGCGCACCCGCCCGGGCGGCCGCGGCGTTGGCGGCGGTCACCCCGGGGAGCACCCGCACCGCGATGTCCTTGTACGCGTCCTGCGAGGCCACTTCCAGCACGGCGGTCGCCATCGCGAAGACCCCGGGGTCGCCCCCGGACACGACGGCCACCCGGCGCCCCCGGCGTGCGAGGTCGAGGGCGAATTCGGCGCGCTCCGACTCGACCTTGTTGTCGGAGCCGTGACGCAGCTGGCCCGGCCGCACCGGTACCCGGTCCAGATACGTCGTGTAGCCGACCAGGTCGTCGGCGGCGGCCAGCGCCCCGCGTGTCTCGGGCGTCAGCCACAGCGGCCCGGCCGGCCCCGTGCCGACCACGACGACCGCACCGGAACCGGCGGCCGGCTCGGGCCGGGACGCGTCGATCCGGCTGGGCAGCACGGCGACCGCGAAGTACGGCACGGAGTCCGCGTCGGTGTCCGCGAGGTAGCCGGTCCGCTCGCCGGCCATGGTGGCGCGCTCGACGTACCGTGCCTCGGGCAGCCGCCCGGACGCCTCGAACGCACGGCGCACGGCGGGGAAGGTGCGGCCCAGCTTCATCACCACGGCGGAGTCCGTGGCCGCCAGACGTGCGGTCAGCTCCTCCTCCGGCAGCGTGCCGGGCAGGATGGTCAGTACTTCCTCGGCCTCGACGAGCGGGGTGCCGAGACGGGCGGCGGCGGCGCTGACCGAGGTGACACCGGGGATGACCTCGGTCTCGTAGCGGTCCGCGAGCCGCTTGTGCATGTGCTGGTACGAGCCGTAGAAGAGCGGGTCTCCTTCGGCCAGCACGGCGACGGTGCGCCCGGCGTCGAGGTGCACCGCGAGACGGGCGGCGGCCTCGGCGTAGAACTCGTCCAGCGCGCCCCGGTAGCCGCCCGGGTGGTCCGTGGTCTCCGTCGTGACGGGGTAGACCAGCGCTTCCTCGATGTGGTCGGCGCGGATGTGCTGCGCCGCGATCGAGCGCGCGATGGAGCGGCCGTGCCGGGCGGAGTGGTACGCGACGACGTCGGCCTCGCCGATTATCTGCACCGCCCGCACGGTCATCAGCGCCGGGTCGCCCGGGCCGAGCCCGACGCCGTACAGCCGCCCCGTGCTCCCCGTGTGCTGCTGCTCGGGCATGCTCACTCCTCCTCGCTGGCGATCGCGTTGAGGGCGGCGGCGGCGATGGCGCTGCCACCACGCCTGCCCCGCACGACGAGGTGTTCCAGCCCGGACGGATGGGCGGCCAGGGCCTCCTTGGACTCGGCGGCCCCGATGAAGCCGACGGGCACGCCGATGACGGCGGCGGGGCGCGGGGCGCCCTCCTCGATCATCTCCAGCAGCCGGAAGAGCGCGGTGGGCGCGTTCCCGACGGCGACGACCGCGCCCTCCATCCGGTCCCGCCACAGCTCCAGGGCCGCGGCGCTGCGGGTGGTGCCGAGCTTCGCCGCCAGCTCGGGAACGGTGGGGTCGGACAGGGTGCAGATCACCTCGTTGTCCGCGGGCAGCCGTTTGCGGGTGACACCGCTGGCGACCATGGCCACGTCGCACAGGATCGGCGCGCCGGACCGCAGGGCCGCGCGGGCGTCGGCCACCGCGTTCGGCGAGAAGGCGAGATCGCGTACGAGGTCGACCATGCCGCAGGCGTGGATCATGCGGACGGCGACCTGGCTCACGTCGGCGGGCAGCCCTGCCAGATCCGCCTCCGCGCGGATGGTGGCGAAGGACTGGCGGTAGATCGCCGGTCCGTCCTTCTCGTACTGATGCACAGTGCTGTCGCTTTCTTCATCTTCTTCGTCGAACAGGCCGAAGAGGTCGAACAGGGGGTATGCGTGGTGGTCAGGTGCGTGCGCCCCGGGCCGCTGCCACGGCTGCGGCGAGCGCCACCGGGTCGTCCCGTACGGTCGCCGTCCCGGTGGCCAGGTCCCCCCGCACGTGGGAGATCCGGTGTCCGTCGGGGGTGGCGACCACGTCGATCCACTCCCCGTGCGGATGCCCGCAGCGGCGTTCGCACCCGGACCAGTACACAGGGAGCCGTCCGGCCGGTCCGACGGCGGCCCCCGCCTCGGCCCGTACGTCCGCCAGCGACTTCGCGCAGCCGGGCCGGCCGATACAGGCCCCGACGCCGACCCACGGGGAACCGGGGCCGGTGATCAGACCGGCCTCGGCGAGACGGTCCAGCAGGCTGCCCGCACGGGCGCGCCCGATCCCGGTGACGACGACCCCGCGCCAGGGGGTGAGGCGCAGTTCCCCGGCGCCCGACAGCAGCCGCCACTGAGCCGGGTCCAGCCGTCCCAGCGGTACGCCGACGGACAGCGCGTACTCGCCGGGGGTGCCCTGGACGGGCCCGGGGGCGGGGGGACGGGCTTCGAGGGGGCGGTGAAGCCGGTCCGGTGCGACGGCGACACCTGCCTGCCGCAGCCGTCGGCCGACCTCGGCGGGCAGCGCGGCCGCGGCGTCGGCCGGCAGGTCCTTCACCCGCCAGGCGCCGGTGTCCCGGGCCGCGTCGAGGAAGGCGTCGGCAGCGGACAGCGCGGCGCGGGGTCCGTCGGTGGCGTGGACGCGGAGGACGGCGTCGCCGTCCCCGATGCGGAGGAGGGCGCCGCCGTCACCGTGGCCGATGAGGGTGAGGTCGGCGCCGAGGGCGTCCACGTCGCCACGGCCGTCGTCGAGTGCGAACAGGAAACGTCCGGAGAGCGCCGTCGCGCTGTCACTTCCGCAGAGGAGGCGGTCCAGTCCGGTCAGCCAGGGCCGGATGTCTGCCGCGCCGAGGCCGTCGAGACCGGAGAGCGGGGACGCGACCACGTTGCGTACCCGTTCATGACGGGCGGAGGGCAGCAGTCCGGCCTCGTCGAGCAGACTCGCAAGCTCCGTACCGCAGTCCGGCGCGAGCCCGCGCAGCTGCACGTTTCCGCGGGAGGTGAGATGCAGCTCACCGTCACCGAGGTGCTCGGCGGCCCGTCCCAGCGCCACTGCCTGGCGGGGCGTCAGCACCCCGCCGGGTATGCGGATCCGCGCCAGCGCACCGTCGTCCGCCCGGTGCAGACGCAGCGCGCCGGGGCAGGCGTCGCCGCTGCTCCGGGCACACGCACCGCCCGCGGGTGAGGTCGTAAGGGGGGAGGCGGACATGGCGGCGAGCATACCGACCGTGACCGTGGCGCACCCCTACGGTCACTGTGACCTACGGGACACCCGCTGCCGCAACGGTCAGGGCGGGGGCCGTCTGGTCAGGACCCCCCTCCCCCCGCCTAGGATGCCTAGCGGCGGTCCGTTCGGTCCGCCATCGCCAGACGGCGACATGGGGAGGAAGCCCGGTGAGAATCCGGCGCGGTCCCGCCACTGTGAGCACGGCCCACCGGCCGTGCGAGTCAGGAACTCCCTTTTCCAGGCTCTCGGCCCCGCCCGAGCAGCCGATCCGACACTGCCCGGGGCGTGGACACCCCGAGGAGGGCTGACGCCGCATGATCCTGCTCCTGTCGACGTCCGACACCGACCTGCTGAGCGCCCGTGCCTCGCAGGGACCGGTGAGCTACCGCTACGCCAACCCCTCCCGGCTCTCCCTCGACGACCTCCCGCAGCTGCTGGAGGGGACCGACCTGGTCGTCGTACGCCTCCTCGGTGGTGTCCGCGCGTGGCAGGAGGGGCTGGACCAGGTGCTGGCCACCGGCCGGCCCGTCGTCGTGCTGACAGGTGAACAGGCCCCCGACGCCCAGCTGATGGCCGCGTCGACCGTGCCCATCGGTATCGCCGCCGAGGCGCACGCCTACCTCGCGCACGGCGGCCCCGCCAACCTGGAGCAGCTCGCGCGCTTCCTCTCCGACACGGTGCTGCTCACCGGACACGGCTTCGAGCCGCCGGCGCCGGCTCCCGCGTGGGGCCCGCTGGAGCGGACCGCCAGGGACGTCACCGGGCCGACCGTCGCGGTGCTCTACTACCGAGCCCACCACATGAGCGGGAACACCGCGTTCATAGAGGCGCTCTGCACGGCGGTGGAGGACGCGGGTGCCCGCCCCCTCCCGCTGTACGTCGCCTCACTCCGCACCCCCGAGCCCGAGCTCATCGACGAACTCCGCGCCGCGGACGCCATCGTGACGACGGTTCTCGCCGCGGGCGGCACCAAGCCCGCCACCGCGTCGGCCGGGGGCGACGACGAGTCCTGGGACGCGGGGGCACTCACGGGTCTGGACGTCCCGGTCCTCCAGGCGCTCTGCCTCACCAGCCCGCGCGCCGCGTGGGAGGAGAACGACGAAGGCGTCTCCCCGCTGGACGCCGCCACCCAGATCGCCGTTCCCGAGTTCGACGGGCGTCTGATCACCGTGCCGTTCTCCTTCAAGGAGATCGACGAGGACGGTCTGCCCGCGTACGTCGCCGACAGCGAGCGGGCGGCCCGGGTCGCCGGCATCGCCGTACGCCACGCCCGGCTCCGTCACATCCCGGCCGCCGAGAAGCGGATCGCGCTCGTCCTGTCCGCGTACCCGACCAAGCACTCCCGCATCGGGAACGCCGTCGGCCTCGACACCCCCGCCAGCGCCGTCGCCCTGCTGCGCAGGCTGCGCGAGGAGGGTTACGACTTCGGCCCGGTGGAGGAGATCCCGGGCCTGGTCTCGGGCGACGGTGACGAGCTGATCT includes:
- a CDS encoding nitrite/sulfite reductase, with translation MLAAMSASPLTTSPAGGACARSSGDACPGALRLHRADDGALARIRIPGGVLTPRQAVALGRAAEHLGDGELHLTSRGNVQLRGLAPDCGTELASLLDEAGLLPSARHERVRNVVASPLSGLDGLGAADIRPWLTGLDRLLCGSDSATALSGRFLFALDDGRGDVDALGADLTLIGHGDGGALLRIGDGDAVLRVHATDGPRAALSAADAFLDAARDTGAWRVKDLPADAAAALPAEVGRRLRQAGVAVAPDRLHRPLEARPPAPGPVQGTPGEYALSVGVPLGRLDPAQWRLLSGAGELRLTPWRGVVVTGIGRARAGSLLDRLAEAGLITGPGSPWVGVGACIGRPGCAKSLADVRAEAGAAVGPAGRLPVYWSGCERRCGHPHGEWIDVVATPDGHRISHVRGDLATGTATVRDDPVALAAAVAAARGART
- the cobJ gene encoding precorrin-3B C(17)-methyltransferase codes for the protein MPEQQHTGSTGRLYGVGLGPGDPALMTVRAVQIIGEADVVAYHSARHGRSIARSIAAQHIRADHIEEALVYPVTTETTDHPGGYRGALDEFYAEAAARLAVHLDAGRTVAVLAEGDPLFYGSYQHMHKRLADRYETEVIPGVTSVSAAAARLGTPLVEAEEVLTILPGTLPEEELTARLAATDSAVVMKLGRTFPAVRRAFEASGRLPEARYVERATMAGERTGYLADTDADSVPYFAVAVLPSRIDASRPEPAAGSGAVVVVGTGPAGPLWLTPETRGALAAADDLVGYTTYLDRVPVRPGQLRHGSDNKVESERAEFALDLARRGRRVAVVSGGDPGVFAMATAVLEVASQDAYKDIAVRVLPGVTAANAAAARAGAPLGHDYATISLSDRLKPWEVIAERLRAAATADLVMALYNPGSRSRTWQVGKARDLLLEHRSPDTPVVLGRDVGGPAESVRTVRLADLDPAEVDMRTILIVGSSQTRWVRRGDGEQIVWTPRHYPED
- a CDS encoding precorrin-8X methylmutase, with the translated sequence MHQYEKDGPAIYRQSFATIRAEADLAGLPADVSQVAVRMIHACGMVDLVRDLAFSPNAVADARAALRSGAPILCDVAMVASGVTRKRLPADNEVICTLSDPTVPELAAKLGTTRSAAALELWRDRMEGAVVAVGNAPTALFRLLEMIEEGAPRPAAVIGVPVGFIGAAESKEALAAHPSGLEHLVVRGRRGGSAIAAAALNAIASEEE